A single region of the Lepus europaeus isolate LE1 chromosome 1, mLepTim1.pri, whole genome shotgun sequence genome encodes:
- the EPHB6 gene encoding ephrin type-B receptor 6 isoform X1, whose protein sequence is MATEGAAWSSSGVVGMVYSLWVLVLAPSVLALEEVLLDTTGETSEIGWLTYPPGGWDEVSVLDDQRRLTRTFEACHVAGAAPGTGQDNWLQTHFVERRGAQRAHIRLHFSVRACSSLGVSGGTCRETFTLYYRQAEEPDSPEGTTAWHLKRWTKVDTIAADESFPASAAASSASAWAEGAHRAGPRTGLQLNVKERSFGPLTQRGFYVAFQDTGACLALVAVKLFSYTCPAVLRAFASFPETQASGAGGASLVAAVGTCVAHAEPEEDGVGGQAGGSPPRLHCNGEGKWMVAVGGCRCQPGHQPARGDKACQACPGGFYKASPGNGPCSPCPARSHAPIPAAPICPCLEGFYRASSDPPEAPCTGPPSAPRELWFEVQGSATMLHWRLPQELGGRGDLLFNVVCKECGGHQEPGSGATCRRCRDEVHFDPRQRGLTESRVLVGGLRAHVPYILEVQAVNGVSELSPNPPQAAAINVSTSHEVPSAVPVVHQVSRAANSITVSWPQPDQTNGNILDYQLRYYDQAEDESHSFTLTSETNTATVTRLSPGHIYGFQVRARTAAGHGPYGGKVYFQTLPQGELSSQLPERLSLVIGSILGALAFLLLAAITVLAVVFQRKRRGTGYMEHLQQYNSPAGLGVKCYIDPSTYEDPYQAIRELAREVDPAYIKIEEVIGAGSFGEVRRGRLQPRGRREQPVAIQALWAGGAESLQMTFLGRAAVLGQFQHPNILRLEGVVTKSRPLMVLTELMELGPLDSFLRQREGQFSSLQLVAMQRGVAAAMQYLSSFAFVHRALSARSVLVNSHLVCKVARLGHSPQGPGCLLRWAAPEVLAHGKHTTSSDVWSFGIVMWEVMSYGERPYWDMSDQEVLNAIEQEFRLPPPPGCPPGLHLLMLDTWQKDRARRPHFDQLVAAFDKMIRKPDTLLAEGGPGDRPAQALLNPVALDFPCLDSPQAWLSAIGLECYQDNFSKFGLCTFSDVVQLSLEDLPALGVTLAGHQKKLLHNIQLLQQHLRQPGSVEV, encoded by the exons ATGGCTACTGAGGGAGCTGCCTGGTCAAGCAGTGGAGTGGTGGGCATGGTGTACAGCTTGTGGGTCCTGGTCCTGGCGCCCTCCGTTTTGGCTCTGGAAG AAGTGCTGCTGGACACGACAGGAGAGACGTCTGAGATTGGCTGGCTCACCTACCCTCCAGGTGGG TGGGACGAGGTGAGCGTTCTGGATGACCAGCGCCGGCTGACCCGCACCTTTGAGGCGTGCCACGTGGCGGGGGCCGCTCCGGGCACCGGGCAGGACAACTGGCTGCAGACACACTTCGTGGAGCGCCGCGGGGCGCAGAGGGCACACATCCGGCTGCACTTCTCGGTGCGGGCGTGCTCCAGCCTGGGTGTGAGCGGGGGCACCTGCCGGGAGACCTTCACCCTGTACTACCGCCAGGCCGAGGAGCCCGACAGCCCTGAGGGCACCACAGCCTGGCACCTCAAGCGCTGGACCAAGGTGGACACGATCGCGGCCGACGAGAGCTTCCCCGCCTCCGCCGCGGCGTCCTCCGCTTCTGCGTGGGCAGAGGGAGCCCACAGGGCGGGGCCGCGGACTGGGCTGCAGCTGAACGTCAAAGAGCGCAGCTTCGGCCCTCTCACCCAGCGCGGCTTCTACGTGGCCTTCCAGGACACCGGGGCCTGCCTGGCCCTCGTAGCCGTCAAGCTCTTCTCGTACACCTGCCCCGCTGTGCTTCGGGCCTTTGCCTCCTTTCCAGAGACGCAGGCCAGTGGGGCCGGGGGGGCTTCCTTGGTGGCAGCTGTGGGCACCTGTGTGGCTCATGCAGAGCCAGAGGAGGATGGAGTGGGGGGCCAAGCCGGGGGCAGCCCCCCAAGGCTGCACTGCAACGGGGAGGGCAAGTGGATGGTAGCCGTCGGGGGCTGCCGCTGCCAGCCTGGACACCAGCCTGCTCGTGGAGACAAGGCCTGCCAAG CCTGCCCTGGGGGCTTCTACAAGGCTTCGCCTGGGAATGGCCCCTGCTCACCCTGCCCTGCGCGCAGCCACGCCCCCATCCCTGCAGCCCCTATTTGCCCCTGCCTTGAGGGCTTCTACCGGGCCAGTTCTGACCCACCAGAGGCCCCTTGCACTG GCCCTCCGTCAGCTCCCAGGGAGCTCTGGTTCGAGGTGCAAGGCTCAGCGACCATGCTGCACTGGCGCCTGCCTCAGGAGCTGGGGGGCCGAGGGGACCTGCTCTTCAATGTTGTGTGCAAGGAGTGTGGAGGCCACCAGGAGCCTGGCAGCGGTGCCACCTGTCGCCGCTGTAGGGACGAAGTGCACTTCGACCCCCGTCAGAGGGGCCTGACTGAGAGCCGAGTGTTAGTGGGGGGCCTCCGAGCACATGTGCCCTACATCCTGGAGGTGCAGGCTGTCAATGGAGTGTCTGAGCTCAGCCCCAACCCTCCGCAGGCGGCGGCCATCAACGTCAGCACCAGCCATGAAG tgCCCTCTGCAGTCCCTGTGGTGCACCAGGTGAGTCGGGCCGCCAACAGCATCACCGTGTCCTGGCCACAGCCTGACCAGACCAATGGAAACATCCTCGACTATCAGCTGCGCTACTACGACCAG GCCGAGGACGAGTCCCACTCCTTCACCCTGACCAGTGAGACCAACACTGCCACTGTGACACGGCTGAGTCCCGGGCACATCTACGGCTTCCAGGTGCGGGCGCGGACCGCTGCTGGCCACGGCCCCTACGGGGGCAAGGTCTACTTCCAGACACTGCCTCAAG GTGAGCTGTCCTCCCAGCTTCCAGAGAGACTCTCCCTGGTGATCGGCTCCATCCTGGGGGCCCtggccttccttctgctggccGCCATCACCGTGCTCGCTGTCGTCTTCCAACG GAAGCGGCGAGGCACAGGCTACATGGAGCACCTGCAGCAGTACAATAGCCCAG CAGGGCTCGGGGTGAAGTGCTACATCGACCCCTCCACCTACGAGGACCCCTACCAGGCCATCCGGGAACTTGCCCGGGAGGTAGACCCTGCGTATATCAAGATCGAGGAGGTCATTGGGGCAG GCTCCTTCGGAGAAGTGCGCCGAGGCCGACTGCAGCCCCGGGGACGGCGGGAGCAGCCCGTGGCCATCCAGGCCCTGTGGGCTGGGGGTGCTGAGAGCCTACAGATGACCTTCCTGGGCCGGGCTGCCGTGCTCGGCCAGTTCCAGCACCCCAACATCCTGCGGCTGGAGGGCGTGGTCACCAAGAGCCGCCCCCTCATGGTGTTGACAGAGCTCATGGAGCTCGGCCCCCTGGATAGCTTCCTCAGG CAGCGGGAGGGCCAGTTCAGCAGCCTGCAGCTGGTGGCCATGCAGCGGGGAGTGGCGGCCGCCATGCAGTATCTGTCCAGCTTTGCCTTTGTACACCGCGCACTCTCAGCCCGCAGTGTGCTGGTGAACAGCCACCTGGTGTGCAAGGTGGCCCGGCTTGGCCACAGTCCTCAG GGCCCGGGCTGTTTGCTGCGCTGGGCAGCCCCCGAAGTCCTAGCGCATGGGAAGCACACGACCTCCAGCGACGTCTGGAGCTTTGGGATAGTGATGTGGGAGGTGATGAGCTATGGAGAACGGCCCTACTGGGACATGAGCGACCAGGAG GTACTAAATGCCATAGAGCAGGAGTTCCGGCTGCCTCCACCTCCAGGCTGTCCACCTGGACTACATCTGCTTATGCTAGACACTTGGCAGAAGGACCGTGCCCGGCGGCCTCACTTTGACCAGCTGGTGGCTGCATTTGACAAGATGATCCGCAAGCCAGACACCCTGCTGGCTGAGGGGGGCCCCGGGGACAG ACCTGCCCAGGCCCTCCTGAACCCTGTGGCCCTGGACTTTCCTTGTCTGGACtcgccccaggcctggctgtcggCCATTGGACTGGAGTGCTACCAGGACAATTTCTCCAAGTTTGGCCTCTGTACCTTCAGTGATGTGGTTCAGCTCAGCCTGGA agaccTGCCTGCCCTGGGTGTCACCCTGGCTGGTCACCAGAAGAAACTGCTACACAACATCCAGCTACTGCAGCAGCACCTGAGGCAGCCGGGCTCGGTGGAGGTCTGA
- the EPHB6 gene encoding ephrin type-B receptor 6 isoform X2 encodes MATEGAAWSSSGVVGMVYSLWVLVLAPSVLALEEVLLDTTGETSEIGWLTYPPGGWDEVSVLDDQRRLTRTFEACHVAGAAPGTGQDNWLQTHFVERRGAQRAHIRLHFSVRACSSLGVSGGTCRETFTLYYRQAEEPDSPEGTTAWHLKRWTKVDTIAADESFPASAAASSASAWAEGAHRAGPRTGLQLNVKERSFGPLTQRGFYVAFQDTGACLALVAVKLFSYTCPAVLRAFASFPETQASGAGGASLVAAVGTCVAHAEPEEDGVGGQAGGSPPRLHCNGEGKWMVAVGGCRCQPGHQPARGDKACQACPGGFYKASPGNGPCSPCPARSHAPIPAAPICPCLEGFYRASSDPPEAPCTGPPSAPRELWFEVQGSATMLHWRLPQELGGRGDLLFNVVCKECGGHQEPGSGATCRRCRDEVHFDPRQRGLTESRVLVGGLRAHVPYILEVQAVNGVSELSPNPPQAAAINVSTSHEVPSAVPVVHQVSRAANSITVSWPQPDQTNGNILDYQLRYYDQAEDESHSFTLTSETNTATVTRLSPGHIYGFQVRARTAAGHGPYGGKVYFQTLPQGELSSQLPERLSLVIGSILGALAFLLLAAITVLAVVFQRKRRGTGYMEHLQQYNSPGLGVKCYIDPSTYEDPYQAIRELAREVDPAYIKIEEVIGAGSFGEVRRGRLQPRGRREQPVAIQALWAGGAESLQMTFLGRAAVLGQFQHPNILRLEGVVTKSRPLMVLTELMELGPLDSFLRQREGQFSSLQLVAMQRGVAAAMQYLSSFAFVHRALSARSVLVNSHLVCKVARLGHSPQGPGCLLRWAAPEVLAHGKHTTSSDVWSFGIVMWEVMSYGERPYWDMSDQEVLNAIEQEFRLPPPPGCPPGLHLLMLDTWQKDRARRPHFDQLVAAFDKMIRKPDTLLAEGGPGDRPAQALLNPVALDFPCLDSPQAWLSAIGLECYQDNFSKFGLCTFSDVVQLSLEDLPALGVTLAGHQKKLLHNIQLLQQHLRQPGSVEV; translated from the exons ATGGCTACTGAGGGAGCTGCCTGGTCAAGCAGTGGAGTGGTGGGCATGGTGTACAGCTTGTGGGTCCTGGTCCTGGCGCCCTCCGTTTTGGCTCTGGAAG AAGTGCTGCTGGACACGACAGGAGAGACGTCTGAGATTGGCTGGCTCACCTACCCTCCAGGTGGG TGGGACGAGGTGAGCGTTCTGGATGACCAGCGCCGGCTGACCCGCACCTTTGAGGCGTGCCACGTGGCGGGGGCCGCTCCGGGCACCGGGCAGGACAACTGGCTGCAGACACACTTCGTGGAGCGCCGCGGGGCGCAGAGGGCACACATCCGGCTGCACTTCTCGGTGCGGGCGTGCTCCAGCCTGGGTGTGAGCGGGGGCACCTGCCGGGAGACCTTCACCCTGTACTACCGCCAGGCCGAGGAGCCCGACAGCCCTGAGGGCACCACAGCCTGGCACCTCAAGCGCTGGACCAAGGTGGACACGATCGCGGCCGACGAGAGCTTCCCCGCCTCCGCCGCGGCGTCCTCCGCTTCTGCGTGGGCAGAGGGAGCCCACAGGGCGGGGCCGCGGACTGGGCTGCAGCTGAACGTCAAAGAGCGCAGCTTCGGCCCTCTCACCCAGCGCGGCTTCTACGTGGCCTTCCAGGACACCGGGGCCTGCCTGGCCCTCGTAGCCGTCAAGCTCTTCTCGTACACCTGCCCCGCTGTGCTTCGGGCCTTTGCCTCCTTTCCAGAGACGCAGGCCAGTGGGGCCGGGGGGGCTTCCTTGGTGGCAGCTGTGGGCACCTGTGTGGCTCATGCAGAGCCAGAGGAGGATGGAGTGGGGGGCCAAGCCGGGGGCAGCCCCCCAAGGCTGCACTGCAACGGGGAGGGCAAGTGGATGGTAGCCGTCGGGGGCTGCCGCTGCCAGCCTGGACACCAGCCTGCTCGTGGAGACAAGGCCTGCCAAG CCTGCCCTGGGGGCTTCTACAAGGCTTCGCCTGGGAATGGCCCCTGCTCACCCTGCCCTGCGCGCAGCCACGCCCCCATCCCTGCAGCCCCTATTTGCCCCTGCCTTGAGGGCTTCTACCGGGCCAGTTCTGACCCACCAGAGGCCCCTTGCACTG GCCCTCCGTCAGCTCCCAGGGAGCTCTGGTTCGAGGTGCAAGGCTCAGCGACCATGCTGCACTGGCGCCTGCCTCAGGAGCTGGGGGGCCGAGGGGACCTGCTCTTCAATGTTGTGTGCAAGGAGTGTGGAGGCCACCAGGAGCCTGGCAGCGGTGCCACCTGTCGCCGCTGTAGGGACGAAGTGCACTTCGACCCCCGTCAGAGGGGCCTGACTGAGAGCCGAGTGTTAGTGGGGGGCCTCCGAGCACATGTGCCCTACATCCTGGAGGTGCAGGCTGTCAATGGAGTGTCTGAGCTCAGCCCCAACCCTCCGCAGGCGGCGGCCATCAACGTCAGCACCAGCCATGAAG tgCCCTCTGCAGTCCCTGTGGTGCACCAGGTGAGTCGGGCCGCCAACAGCATCACCGTGTCCTGGCCACAGCCTGACCAGACCAATGGAAACATCCTCGACTATCAGCTGCGCTACTACGACCAG GCCGAGGACGAGTCCCACTCCTTCACCCTGACCAGTGAGACCAACACTGCCACTGTGACACGGCTGAGTCCCGGGCACATCTACGGCTTCCAGGTGCGGGCGCGGACCGCTGCTGGCCACGGCCCCTACGGGGGCAAGGTCTACTTCCAGACACTGCCTCAAG GTGAGCTGTCCTCCCAGCTTCCAGAGAGACTCTCCCTGGTGATCGGCTCCATCCTGGGGGCCCtggccttccttctgctggccGCCATCACCGTGCTCGCTGTCGTCTTCCAACG GAAGCGGCGAGGCACAGGCTACATGGAGCACCTGCAGCAGTACAATAGCCCAG GGCTCGGGGTGAAGTGCTACATCGACCCCTCCACCTACGAGGACCCCTACCAGGCCATCCGGGAACTTGCCCGGGAGGTAGACCCTGCGTATATCAAGATCGAGGAGGTCATTGGGGCAG GCTCCTTCGGAGAAGTGCGCCGAGGCCGACTGCAGCCCCGGGGACGGCGGGAGCAGCCCGTGGCCATCCAGGCCCTGTGGGCTGGGGGTGCTGAGAGCCTACAGATGACCTTCCTGGGCCGGGCTGCCGTGCTCGGCCAGTTCCAGCACCCCAACATCCTGCGGCTGGAGGGCGTGGTCACCAAGAGCCGCCCCCTCATGGTGTTGACAGAGCTCATGGAGCTCGGCCCCCTGGATAGCTTCCTCAGG CAGCGGGAGGGCCAGTTCAGCAGCCTGCAGCTGGTGGCCATGCAGCGGGGAGTGGCGGCCGCCATGCAGTATCTGTCCAGCTTTGCCTTTGTACACCGCGCACTCTCAGCCCGCAGTGTGCTGGTGAACAGCCACCTGGTGTGCAAGGTGGCCCGGCTTGGCCACAGTCCTCAG GGCCCGGGCTGTTTGCTGCGCTGGGCAGCCCCCGAAGTCCTAGCGCATGGGAAGCACACGACCTCCAGCGACGTCTGGAGCTTTGGGATAGTGATGTGGGAGGTGATGAGCTATGGAGAACGGCCCTACTGGGACATGAGCGACCAGGAG GTACTAAATGCCATAGAGCAGGAGTTCCGGCTGCCTCCACCTCCAGGCTGTCCACCTGGACTACATCTGCTTATGCTAGACACTTGGCAGAAGGACCGTGCCCGGCGGCCTCACTTTGACCAGCTGGTGGCTGCATTTGACAAGATGATCCGCAAGCCAGACACCCTGCTGGCTGAGGGGGGCCCCGGGGACAG ACCTGCCCAGGCCCTCCTGAACCCTGTGGCCCTGGACTTTCCTTGTCTGGACtcgccccaggcctggctgtcggCCATTGGACTGGAGTGCTACCAGGACAATTTCTCCAAGTTTGGCCTCTGTACCTTCAGTGATGTGGTTCAGCTCAGCCTGGA agaccTGCCTGCCCTGGGTGTCACCCTGGCTGGTCACCAGAAGAAACTGCTACACAACATCCAGCTACTGCAGCAGCACCTGAGGCAGCCGGGCTCGGTGGAGGTCTGA